The Bacillota bacterium genome has a window encoding:
- a CDS encoding MFS transporter, whose translation MGPEGQLSDCQRCVGLASAWTAFLYSYTVRFVWSVMMEGAGDELGLTMAQAGAMMSAFYAGYVLAQIPSGIVADRMNSRLLLVSAIFLSSLCTLANGAMRTFGSGLAWRFLSGLSAGAIYPSSLKVISSSFGREQRATAVGIFMTAVSAGMMISNGLVPGVVARLGWRSGFVVTGWAGLAAAGVLLVIGWPAISAWPASEAKRSTGNYASPSTQRVGPRPLRVMLNRNMVLLCLAGFFGMWGTTGSIPWLFSSLTRGRGISAANAGIMLMVFSAASALGGPAAGCISDRVLRSRKPAIALGLWIFAALLTAMALLPGTGVTLWVVSAALGFFVLFPDTPRNTMVSETVGPELGGTAIGIANTLWQGGLIISPLVAGKILDATGGSFRPALLSLSATVSVGAVCAVLLTEVRLRPADAAHGESVQG comes from the coding sequence TTGGGACCGGAAGGGCAGCTCTCTGACTGCCAACGTTGCGTCGGACTCGCGAGCGCGTGGACCGCGTTCCTTTACAGCTATACAGTGCGTTTCGTCTGGTCTGTGATGATGGAAGGAGCCGGGGACGAGCTTGGACTCACCATGGCTCAGGCTGGAGCGATGATGAGCGCGTTCTACGCGGGCTATGTTCTTGCTCAGATCCCTTCAGGGATTGTCGCGGACAGGATGAACAGCAGGCTGCTTCTGGTGTCAGCTATCTTTCTTTCGAGCCTCTGCACCCTGGCAAACGGGGCGATGAGGACCTTCGGTTCCGGCCTCGCGTGGAGGTTCCTCTCCGGCCTTTCCGCTGGGGCGATATACCCGTCGAGCCTCAAAGTCATATCCTCCTCCTTCGGCCGGGAGCAACGTGCGACCGCCGTGGGCATCTTCATGACCGCAGTCTCCGCTGGGATGATGATCTCCAATGGGCTGGTGCCTGGAGTGGTGGCACGTCTGGGCTGGAGAAGCGGGTTTGTGGTGACTGGCTGGGCCGGGCTTGCCGCGGCCGGTGTGTTGCTTGTGATCGGTTGGCCCGCCATTTCCGCGTGGCCGGCATCAGAAGCCAAACGGTCGACGGGGAACTATGCCTCACCTTCAACGCAGCGTGTCGGCCCTAGGCCCTTGCGCGTGATGTTGAACCGGAATATGGTCCTTCTCTGCCTTGCGGGATTCTTCGGCATGTGGGGGACCACAGGGTCCATCCCATGGCTCTTCAGCTCACTTACCCGCGGCCGGGGCATCTCAGCGGCGAATGCCGGCATCATGCTGATGGTCTTTTCCGCCGCATCGGCTCTGGGTGGCCCCGCCGCCGGATGCATTTCCGACCGGGTCTTGCGATCCAGGAAGCCCGCGATCGCCTTAGGCCTATGGATCTTTGCTGCCCTGCTCACTGCGATGGCGCTCTTGCCCGGGACGGGCGTGACGCTGTGGGTCGTCTCTGCCGCACTCGGTTTCTTTGTCCTCTTTCCCGACACCCCCAGAAACACAATGGTCTCCGAGACCGTAGGGCCTGAACTGGGCGGCACTGCAATCGGCATCGCCAACACGCTGTGGCAGGGAGGGCTCATCATTTCACCTCTGGTGGCCGGGAAGATACTCGATGCCACCGGGGGCAGTTTCCGTCCAGCCCTTTTGTCGCTGTCCGCCACGGTCTCGGTGGGGGCGGTTTGTGCCGTTCTCCTGACCGAGGTGAGGTTGCGGCCGGCCGATGCTGCGCATGGGGAGTCTGTTCAAGGCTAG
- a CDS encoding [cytidine(C)-cytidine(C)-adenosine (A)]-adding enzyme, with protein MRRVRVPQHVLEIVEKLKSLGHSAYVTGGAVRDMFIEGREPSDWDVATSATPREVTDAFDRVYPSGITHGTVTVVTEDGHVEVTTYRQDGPYRDGRHPESVEFVNDIRGDLSRRDFTVNAMAYDPSTGELVDPYGGMNDLEARIIRTVGRPHSRFSEDHLRLLRAVRFAAQLGFSVDASTMAAIREHACDIADVSAERITGEFLKLLTAPAPSRGLRLLVESGLVRYVLPELVELSGSDSGSEGGVHGGSSEPGRSAWHRYEWASAVCDLVPADEGLRLAALFCASPGQDPADSASRAREALTRMRLPRAVVDRAVSLVRLSGSLPANPDDVTFRRFAAYVGKHNILDLLQLERAKRLASGDQDSALEVDSLLKRATGLLQSDAPLAVSDLEVNGSDVIELTGIAPGPAVRAVLLNLLDQVIELPSRNQRDTLRALIPRVWEELGMPGRRESHRVE; from the coding sequence ATGCGAAGAGTCAGGGTTCCGCAACACGTCCTGGAGATTGTGGAGAAGCTCAAGAGCCTTGGCCACAGTGCTTACGTGACCGGGGGGGCCGTCAGGGACATGTTCATCGAAGGCAGAGAGCCAAGTGACTGGGACGTGGCAACCTCCGCGACTCCGAGAGAAGTGACGGACGCCTTCGACCGCGTGTATCCCTCCGGCATTACCCACGGCACCGTCACCGTAGTAACTGAAGACGGACATGTGGAGGTGACCACTTACCGGCAGGACGGGCCTTACCGGGATGGTAGACACCCAGAGTCAGTGGAATTTGTCAACGACATACGGGGCGATCTCTCGCGCCGTGATTTCACCGTCAACGCCATGGCCTACGACCCATCCACGGGGGAGCTGGTCGACCCCTACGGGGGCATGAACGACTTGGAGGCACGGATCATCCGGACTGTCGGACGCCCTCATTCCCGGTTCTCCGAGGACCACCTGAGGCTCCTGCGAGCGGTGAGGTTCGCGGCGCAACTGGGGTTTTCGGTGGATGCGTCCACCATGGCGGCCATCCGCGAACACGCCTGTGACATTGCCGATGTGTCGGCAGAGCGAATCACTGGGGAGTTCCTCAAGCTGCTCACGGCCCCGGCTCCATCGAGAGGGCTGAGGCTCCTAGTAGAGTCGGGATTGGTCCGATACGTCCTGCCAGAACTCGTCGAGCTTTCAGGATCTGACAGCGGAAGCGAAGGCGGTGTCCACGGCGGGAGTTCCGAACCCGGCCGGTCTGCCTGGCACAGATACGAATGGGCATCCGCTGTGTGTGATCTTGTTCCCGCAGATGAAGGACTGAGATTGGCGGCACTGTTCTGCGCTTCCCCCGGGCAGGACCCGGCGGACTCCGCGTCGCGCGCGCGGGAGGCTCTGACCCGGATGCGGTTGCCTCGGGCGGTTGTGGATAGAGCCGTATCCCTCGTGAGGCTGTCAGGGTCGTTGCCTGCGAACCCTGACGATGTGACCTTCCGGCGGTTTGCAGCCTATGTGGGCAAGCATAATATTCTGGACCTTCTCCAACTGGAGCGAGCCAAGCGACTTGCATCGGGGGATCAGGACAGTGCACTCGAGGTGGACAGCCTACTCAAAAGGGCTACGGGACTCCTTCAGTCGGACGCTCCTCTTGCCGTCTCCGACTTGGAGGTGAACGGGTCCGATGTCATCGAGCTCACCGGGATAGCCCCCGGACCTGCTGTGAGGGCTGTTCTCCTCAACCTGCTCGACCAGGTTATTGAATTGCCTTCCCGCAACCAGCGCGACACCCTTCGTGCGCTGATTCCCCGGGTCTGGGAGGAGCTTGGTATGCCCGGCAGGAGGGAATCGCACCGTGTGGAATAA
- a CDS encoding glycerate kinase, which yields MRVVVAPDSFKGSLTAAEACEAIEKGIKRVFCEARVVSVPMADGGEGTVRSLVDATGGRIVEREVTGPLGEPVRAFFGILGDGTTGAIEMASASGLPLVPKDRRNPLVTTTWGTGELIRAALDEGCTRIIIGIGGSATNDGGAGMAQALGVKLLDATGSPIGPGGAELERLSRMDMSGMDPRVAHTEFIVACDVDNPLTGPKGASAVYGPQKGATPEMVARLDAALAKFAAVIREDLGLDVNDIPGAGAAGGLGAGLVAFASATLKRGIEIVVETTRLREKMAGADLVITGEGRIDFQTLFGKTPMGVARVAQELGIPVVVIAGSVSEDARGLYDHGIDVLMTIVKGPCTVDEAIENASSLMADAAETAARLIVLGTRM from the coding sequence TTGCGTGTGGTCGTCGCTCCGGACTCGTTCAAAGGCAGTCTTACAGCTGCTGAGGCGTGCGAGGCGATCGAGAAGGGAATCAAGAGAGTGTTTTGCGAAGCACGGGTTGTGTCTGTGCCCATGGCTGACGGGGGCGAGGGTACAGTCCGGTCCCTTGTGGACGCGACCGGGGGCAGAATCGTCGAACGGGAGGTCACTGGACCCCTGGGTGAGCCGGTCCGAGCGTTCTTCGGAATCCTGGGGGACGGAACCACGGGCGCGATCGAGATGGCCTCCGCCTCGGGTCTGCCACTTGTCCCGAAGGATAGACGGAACCCGCTCGTCACAACGACTTGGGGGACGGGGGAACTCATCCGGGCTGCGCTGGACGAGGGGTGTACCAGGATCATAATTGGAATCGGGGGCAGTGCCACCAACGACGGGGGTGCCGGCATGGCGCAGGCGCTTGGGGTGAAGCTTCTGGATGCCACAGGTAGCCCCATCGGTCCAGGAGGGGCGGAACTAGAGAGGCTCTCGAGAATGGACATGTCGGGAATGGATCCGAGGGTCGCACATACGGAGTTCATTGTCGCATGTGATGTAGACAACCCGCTTACTGGTCCAAAAGGGGCGTCGGCCGTCTACGGGCCGCAGAAAGGTGCAACTCCCGAGATGGTTGCCCGCCTCGACGCTGCCCTTGCGAAGTTTGCGGCAGTAATCCGGGAAGACTTAGGTCTGGATGTGAACGACATACCCGGGGCCGGTGCTGCCGGAGGGCTCGGCGCCGGTCTTGTAGCGTTTGCATCGGCCACCCTGAAGAGGGGCATAGAGATTGTTGTGGAAACCACTCGACTGCGCGAGAAGATGGCAGGTGCGGACCTGGTCATAACAGGCGAGGGCCGCATTGACTTCCAGACACTGTTTGGTAAGACCCCGATGGGCGTCGCCCGGGTCGCGCAGGAGCTGGGTATCCCAGTGGTGGTCATCGCTGGGTCGGTGTCAGAAGACGCACGGGGGCTATATGACCACGGAATAGACGTACTGATGACCATCGTCAAAGGCCCGTGCACCGTGGACGAGGCCATCGAGAATGCGAGCAGCCTGATGGCGGACGCCGCAGAAACCGCAGCGCGCCTTATTGTGCTGGGAACCAGGATGTAG
- a CDS encoding sigma-70 family RNA polymerase sigma factor yields the protein MPKRVVELANEHALTRAVQPTSRIGEFESLVRQYQKPVYSIALRMTGNPEEAQDLAQEAFVRAYRSFDSYRRGTSFDRWLYRIITNLYIDEVRRRKRTPYVESLDQRIATDEGEFEREVPDLSDSPEVVFDRHHIDESIQRALASLPPDFRMAIILCDIEGFSYEEISQIMRTSIGTVRSRIHRARRALRDLLAPYLGARAGEVSRK from the coding sequence GTGCCGAAACGGGTGGTTGAATTGGCCAACGAACACGCTCTCACGCGAGCAGTGCAGCCCACATCGAGGATAGGCGAGTTCGAATCCCTCGTCCGGCAGTATCAGAAGCCTGTGTACAGTATAGCTCTCAGGATGACCGGCAACCCCGAGGAAGCGCAGGACCTCGCTCAGGAGGCGTTCGTCCGGGCGTACCGGTCTTTCGACAGCTACCGGCGGGGCACCTCCTTCGACAGGTGGCTCTACCGGATCATCACCAACCTGTACATCGACGAAGTTCGCCGGCGCAAGCGCACCCCGTACGTGGAGTCGTTGGACCAGCGAATCGCCACCGACGAAGGCGAGTTTGAGCGGGAGGTGCCGGATCTCTCAGACAGCCCCGAAGTCGTATTCGACCGGCATCACATCGATGAAAGCATCCAACGCGCGCTGGCATCTCTGCCTCCCGATTTTCGAATGGCAATCATCCTCTGCGACATCGAGGGGTTCTCCTATGAGGAGATTTCCCAGATAATGCGCACTTCCATCGGCACTGTAAGGTCGCGGATCCACCGGGCCAGGCGGGCGCTGAGGGACCTCCTTGCGCCGTATCTTGGGGCCCGTGCTGGGGAGGTGAGCCGAAAATGA
- the murD gene encoding UDP-N-acetylmuramoyl-L-alanine--D-glutamate ligase translates to MQSDRQQEVLSQLRGRRAAVIGLGVTNLPLIRFLVKCGVHVTACDKKTREELGSAFEALSGLGVDFSLGPGYLDDLVAHDLLFLSPGVNPNQPEFVEARNGGVEFSSEIALVLSLAQAPIIGITGSSGKTTTTTLTGLIMQKDSGRSHPGRRVLVGGNIGTPLIENILDVRAEDLIVLELSSFQLKPVRMSPHVGAVLNITPNHLDYHPDMDDYILSKENILKYQKEDDYAVLNADNEPTASMAERVPGLVLLFSSRHPVARGAFLSGNALTFRWSPDEDGVVVVHRADLKIPGLHNVENALAAIAICAAMEADFESMRQALRVFEGVEHRLEPAGEVGGVLFINDSIATSPARTIAALLALDRPIVLIAGGYDKHLPFDEMAEVAVDRVRAAVLIGVTAGKIEDSLLKAAEAKGAPGPQILRRGTFYEAVATAAEVAAPGDVVLLSPACASYDMFRNFEERGRLFKELVKRMRDSESPSPRAV, encoded by the coding sequence ATGCAGAGCGATAGGCAGCAAGAGGTGCTTTCACAGCTCAGAGGCCGGCGGGCTGCGGTCATTGGGCTTGGGGTGACGAACCTGCCTCTTATCAGGTTCCTTGTGAAGTGCGGCGTGCACGTGACCGCGTGTGACAAGAAGACCCGGGAGGAGCTGGGATCCGCGTTCGAAGCTCTGTCCGGACTCGGAGTCGACTTCTCCCTCGGCCCGGGCTACCTGGATGACCTGGTCGCACACGACCTCCTTTTCCTTTCCCCGGGTGTCAACCCCAATCAGCCAGAGTTCGTGGAAGCCCGGAACGGAGGAGTCGAGTTCAGCTCCGAGATCGCGCTCGTCCTGAGCCTCGCCCAGGCGCCCATCATCGGCATCACGGGGAGCAGTGGGAAGACCACTACCACGACTCTGACAGGCCTGATCATGCAGAAAGATTCCGGACGGTCGCATCCGGGCCGCCGGGTGCTGGTGGGCGGGAACATAGGAACGCCCCTCATCGAGAACATCCTGGACGTCCGCGCGGAGGATCTCATAGTCCTGGAGCTCTCCAGTTTCCAGCTGAAGCCGGTCCGGATGAGCCCGCACGTCGGCGCGGTGCTGAACATCACCCCGAACCATCTGGATTATCACCCAGACATGGACGACTACATCCTCTCCAAAGAGAACATCCTGAAGTACCAGAAAGAAGACGACTACGCAGTCCTCAATGCAGACAATGAACCCACAGCCTCGATGGCGGAGCGCGTGCCGGGCCTGGTGCTTCTCTTCAGCTCGCGGCACCCGGTGGCGAGGGGGGCGTTTCTTTCGGGAAACGCACTTACCTTCCGCTGGTCACCGGATGAGGACGGGGTTGTGGTCGTCCATCGCGCAGATCTCAAGATCCCCGGTCTGCACAATGTGGAGAACGCTCTCGCGGCCATCGCTATCTGCGCCGCCATGGAGGCCGACTTCGAGAGCATGAGGCAGGCCCTGCGGGTTTTCGAAGGTGTTGAGCACCGACTGGAGCCTGCCGGCGAGGTGGGGGGCGTGCTCTTCATCAACGACTCCATAGCCACATCCCCCGCGCGGACCATCGCCGCCTTGCTCGCGCTGGACCGGCCCATTGTGCTGATTGCGGGCGGGTACGACAAGCACCTGCCTTTTGACGAAATGGCTGAGGTCGCTGTTGACCGTGTGCGCGCTGCCGTGCTCATAGGCGTTACTGCCGGGAAGATCGAGGACTCGCTCCTGAAGGCTGCAGAGGCCAAAGGCGCGCCCGGGCCCCAGATACTGAGGCGTGGAACGTTCTACGAGGCCGTGGCAACCGCAGCGGAGGTCGCGGCCCCGGGTGACGTGGTGCTGCTTTCCCCGGCTTGCGCAAGCTACGACATGTTCAGGAACTTCGAGGAGAGGGGGAGACTGTTCAAGGAACTGGTGAAGAGGATGAGGGACAGCGAGAGCCCCAGCCCCCGGGCGGTATAG